Proteins encoded in a region of the Antedon mediterranea chromosome 2, ecAntMedi1.1, whole genome shotgun sequence genome:
- the LOC140040608 gene encoding ADP-ribosylation factor GTPase-activating protein 2-like isoform X2 produces MEPSKSDIHTIFKRLKSIKSNKLCFDCRSNNPTWASVTYGVFLCIDCSAVHRSLGVHLTFIRSTQLDTSWTWPQLRAMQVGGNANATAFFRQHNCLTNDANAKYNSRAAQLYKDKVKQQASAAMRKYGTELHIEEIAHMYSPDKKEGDFFQELTKVDEKASFIQNTTTSVPINNGKTQAASTNKAVQEDDDPDAVPDVSAALGTSPSKVKAEPRKSTIGTRKPTSAKKGLGAKRGMGAQKVKTDFKALESQAMAADKMKEDSVKQKIKTKEDEEQQMASMRLAYQDMSVQMKKQEEKMKNVDPNKAKQMERLGMGYVGAGRSGVSHSAMSDMQTIDQVNPVKSKSKFKSSSSRDFFDDYDSGFSSKNSSRGYSSKSSRNYDDDEDNDDDDDNYKSKDSEWEIIDRTSTKPKTYDKVMPIESGFSKTSRSRKEPVQVSEPAGDLNKKYGNAKSISSDQFFGGDKIDEKANMTRFEGSASISSDDYFHGGSSSRRNPGGPDMGAVKDSMKEGVTQVAGKLSKMANGLMSSIQMW; encoded by the exons TTATGTTTTGACTGTCGTAGTAACAATCCAACTTGGGCTAGTGTGACGTATGGAGTGTTTCTATGTATAGATTGCTCAGCTGTTCACCGATCACTTGGTGTTCATTTGACCTTCATTAG aTCTACACAATTAGATACATCATGGACTTGGCCTCAACTGAGGGCTATGCAAGTTGGTGGCAATGCCAATGCA aCAGCATTCTTCAGACAACATAACTGCTTGACAAATGATGCTAATGCCAAATACAACAGCAGAGCAGCTCAGTTGTACAAGGATAAAGTTAAACAACAAGCTAGTGCTGCTATGAGGAAATATGGAACAGAA TTACATATTGAGGAAATTGCCCACATGTACTCTCCAGATAAGAAGGAAGGAGACTTTTTTCAAGAGCTTACAAAAGTTGATGAAAAGGCATCTTTCATCCAAAATACAACGACCAGTGTCCCAATAAACAATGGCAAAACACAAGCAg cAAGCACAAATAAGGCTGTACAAGAAG ATGACGATCCAGACGCAGTTCCTGACGTTTCAGCAGCTTTAGGTACTTCACCATCAAAAGTTAAAGCAGAGCCTAGAAAGTCTACTATTGGAACTCGTAAACCAACCAGTGCTAAGAAAGGG CTTGGAGCAAAGCGAGGAATGGGAGCGCAAAAGGTGAAGACCGACTTCAAAGCATTAGAATCACAGGCAATGGCAGCTGATAAGATGAAGGAAGATTCAGTTAAGCAAAAAATTAAGACGAAAGAAGACGAAGAACAACAAAT GGCTTCCATGAGGCTAGCCTACCAAGATATGAGTGTACAGATGAAGAAACAGGAAGAAAAGATGAAGAATGTTGATCCTAATAAAGCAAAACAGATGGAACGTTTGGGTATGGGATATGTTGGAGCAGGCAGAAG TGGTGTGTCTCATTCGGCTATGAGTGATATGCAAACTATAGACCAAGTGAATCCAGTCAAAAGCAAATCCAAGTTTAAGTCTTCAAGTAGTAGAGATTTCTTTGATGACTACGATTCTGGTTTCTCAAGCAAAAACTCGTCAAG GGGTTATTCTAGCAAGAGTTCCCGTaactatgatgatgatgaagataatgatgatgacgatgacaaTTATAAATCTAAGGATAGTGAATGGGAAATCATTGATAGAACTTCTACAAAGCCAAAAACTTATGATAAGGTTATGCCAATTGAGTCTGG GTTCAGTAAAACCAGTCGAAGTCGAAAGGAACCTGTTCAGGTTTCGGAGCCAGCTGgagatttaaacaaaaaatatggtAATGCTAAGTCAATTTCATCAGATCAGTTCTTTGGAGGTGATAAAATAGAT gaGAAAGCAAATATGACAAGATTTGAAGGAAGCGCAAGTATATCAAGCGATGATTACTTCCATGGTGGTTCAAGTAGTCGACGCAATCCAGGAGGTCCAGATATGGGGGCAGTTAAAGACAGCATGAAGGAGGGCGTCACACAGGTTGCTGGAAAACTATCAAAAATGGCTAATGGGTTAATGTCTTCCATTCAG
- the LOC140040608 gene encoding ADP-ribosylation factor GTPase-activating protein 2-like isoform X3: protein MEPSKSDIHTIFKRLKSIKSNKLCFDCRSNNPTWASVTYGVFLCIDCSAVHRSLGVHLTFIRSTQLDTSWTWPQLRAMQVGGNANATAFFRQHNCLTNDANAKYNSRAAQLYKDKVKQQASAAMRKYGTELHIEEIAHMYSPDKKEGDFFQELTKVDEKASFIQNTTTSVPINNGKTQADDDPDAVPDVSAALGTSPSKVKAEPRKSTIGTRKPTSAKKGLGAKRGMGAQKVKTDFKALESQAMAADKMKEDSVKQKIKTKEDEEQQMASMRLAYQDMSVQMKKQEEKMKNVDPNKAKQMERLGMGYVGAGRSGVSHSAMSDMQTIDQVNPVKSKSKFKSSSSRDFFDDYDSGFSSKNSSRGYSSKSSRNYDDDEDNDDDDDNYKSKDSEWEIIDRTSTKPKTYDKVMPIESGFSKTSRSRKEPVQVSEPAGDLNKKYGNAKSISSDQFFGGDKIDEKANMTRFEGSASISSDDYFHGGSSSRRNPGGPDMGAVKDSMKEGVTQVAGKLSKMANGLMSSIQDKYGY, encoded by the exons TTATGTTTTGACTGTCGTAGTAACAATCCAACTTGGGCTAGTGTGACGTATGGAGTGTTTCTATGTATAGATTGCTCAGCTGTTCACCGATCACTTGGTGTTCATTTGACCTTCATTAG aTCTACACAATTAGATACATCATGGACTTGGCCTCAACTGAGGGCTATGCAAGTTGGTGGCAATGCCAATGCA aCAGCATTCTTCAGACAACATAACTGCTTGACAAATGATGCTAATGCCAAATACAACAGCAGAGCAGCTCAGTTGTACAAGGATAAAGTTAAACAACAAGCTAGTGCTGCTATGAGGAAATATGGAACAGAA TTACATATTGAGGAAATTGCCCACATGTACTCTCCAGATAAGAAGGAAGGAGACTTTTTTCAAGAGCTTACAAAAGTTGATGAAAAGGCATCTTTCATCCAAAATACAACGACCAGTGTCCCAATAAACAATGGCAAAACACAAGCAg ATGACGATCCAGACGCAGTTCCTGACGTTTCAGCAGCTTTAGGTACTTCACCATCAAAAGTTAAAGCAGAGCCTAGAAAGTCTACTATTGGAACTCGTAAACCAACCAGTGCTAAGAAAGGG CTTGGAGCAAAGCGAGGAATGGGAGCGCAAAAGGTGAAGACCGACTTCAAAGCATTAGAATCACAGGCAATGGCAGCTGATAAGATGAAGGAAGATTCAGTTAAGCAAAAAATTAAGACGAAAGAAGACGAAGAACAACAAAT GGCTTCCATGAGGCTAGCCTACCAAGATATGAGTGTACAGATGAAGAAACAGGAAGAAAAGATGAAGAATGTTGATCCTAATAAAGCAAAACAGATGGAACGTTTGGGTATGGGATATGTTGGAGCAGGCAGAAG TGGTGTGTCTCATTCGGCTATGAGTGATATGCAAACTATAGACCAAGTGAATCCAGTCAAAAGCAAATCCAAGTTTAAGTCTTCAAGTAGTAGAGATTTCTTTGATGACTACGATTCTGGTTTCTCAAGCAAAAACTCGTCAAG GGGTTATTCTAGCAAGAGTTCCCGTaactatgatgatgatgaagataatgatgatgacgatgacaaTTATAAATCTAAGGATAGTGAATGGGAAATCATTGATAGAACTTCTACAAAGCCAAAAACTTATGATAAGGTTATGCCAATTGAGTCTGG GTTCAGTAAAACCAGTCGAAGTCGAAAGGAACCTGTTCAGGTTTCGGAGCCAGCTGgagatttaaacaaaaaatatggtAATGCTAAGTCAATTTCATCAGATCAGTTCTTTGGAGGTGATAAAATAGAT gaGAAAGCAAATATGACAAGATTTGAAGGAAGCGCAAGTATATCAAGCGATGATTACTTCCATGGTGGTTCAAGTAGTCGACGCAATCCAGGAGGTCCAGATATGGGGGCAGTTAAAGACAGCATGAAGGAGGGCGTCACACAGGTTGCTGGAAAACTATCAAAAATGGCTAATGGGTTAATGTCTTCCATTCAG GATAAGTATGGATACTGA
- the LOC140040608 gene encoding ADP-ribosylation factor GTPase-activating protein 2-like isoform X1, translated as MEPSKSDIHTIFKRLKSIKSNKLCFDCRSNNPTWASVTYGVFLCIDCSAVHRSLGVHLTFIRSTQLDTSWTWPQLRAMQVGGNANATAFFRQHNCLTNDANAKYNSRAAQLYKDKVKQQASAAMRKYGTELHIEEIAHMYSPDKKEGDFFQELTKVDEKASFIQNTTTSVPINNGKTQAASTNKAVQEDDDPDAVPDVSAALGTSPSKVKAEPRKSTIGTRKPTSAKKGLGAKRGMGAQKVKTDFKALESQAMAADKMKEDSVKQKIKTKEDEEQQMASMRLAYQDMSVQMKKQEEKMKNVDPNKAKQMERLGMGYVGAGRSGVSHSAMSDMQTIDQVNPVKSKSKFKSSSSRDFFDDYDSGFSSKNSSRGYSSKSSRNYDDDEDNDDDDDNYKSKDSEWEIIDRTSTKPKTYDKVMPIESGFSKTSRSRKEPVQVSEPAGDLNKKYGNAKSISSDQFFGGDKIDEKANMTRFEGSASISSDDYFHGGSSSRRNPGGPDMGAVKDSMKEGVTQVAGKLSKMANGLMSSIQDKYGY; from the exons TTATGTTTTGACTGTCGTAGTAACAATCCAACTTGGGCTAGTGTGACGTATGGAGTGTTTCTATGTATAGATTGCTCAGCTGTTCACCGATCACTTGGTGTTCATTTGACCTTCATTAG aTCTACACAATTAGATACATCATGGACTTGGCCTCAACTGAGGGCTATGCAAGTTGGTGGCAATGCCAATGCA aCAGCATTCTTCAGACAACATAACTGCTTGACAAATGATGCTAATGCCAAATACAACAGCAGAGCAGCTCAGTTGTACAAGGATAAAGTTAAACAACAAGCTAGTGCTGCTATGAGGAAATATGGAACAGAA TTACATATTGAGGAAATTGCCCACATGTACTCTCCAGATAAGAAGGAAGGAGACTTTTTTCAAGAGCTTACAAAAGTTGATGAAAAGGCATCTTTCATCCAAAATACAACGACCAGTGTCCCAATAAACAATGGCAAAACACAAGCAg cAAGCACAAATAAGGCTGTACAAGAAG ATGACGATCCAGACGCAGTTCCTGACGTTTCAGCAGCTTTAGGTACTTCACCATCAAAAGTTAAAGCAGAGCCTAGAAAGTCTACTATTGGAACTCGTAAACCAACCAGTGCTAAGAAAGGG CTTGGAGCAAAGCGAGGAATGGGAGCGCAAAAGGTGAAGACCGACTTCAAAGCATTAGAATCACAGGCAATGGCAGCTGATAAGATGAAGGAAGATTCAGTTAAGCAAAAAATTAAGACGAAAGAAGACGAAGAACAACAAAT GGCTTCCATGAGGCTAGCCTACCAAGATATGAGTGTACAGATGAAGAAACAGGAAGAAAAGATGAAGAATGTTGATCCTAATAAAGCAAAACAGATGGAACGTTTGGGTATGGGATATGTTGGAGCAGGCAGAAG TGGTGTGTCTCATTCGGCTATGAGTGATATGCAAACTATAGACCAAGTGAATCCAGTCAAAAGCAAATCCAAGTTTAAGTCTTCAAGTAGTAGAGATTTCTTTGATGACTACGATTCTGGTTTCTCAAGCAAAAACTCGTCAAG GGGTTATTCTAGCAAGAGTTCCCGTaactatgatgatgatgaagataatgatgatgacgatgacaaTTATAAATCTAAGGATAGTGAATGGGAAATCATTGATAGAACTTCTACAAAGCCAAAAACTTATGATAAGGTTATGCCAATTGAGTCTGG GTTCAGTAAAACCAGTCGAAGTCGAAAGGAACCTGTTCAGGTTTCGGAGCCAGCTGgagatttaaacaaaaaatatggtAATGCTAAGTCAATTTCATCAGATCAGTTCTTTGGAGGTGATAAAATAGAT gaGAAAGCAAATATGACAAGATTTGAAGGAAGCGCAAGTATATCAAGCGATGATTACTTCCATGGTGGTTCAAGTAGTCGACGCAATCCAGGAGGTCCAGATATGGGGGCAGTTAAAGACAGCATGAAGGAGGGCGTCACACAGGTTGCTGGAAAACTATCAAAAATGGCTAATGGGTTAATGTCTTCCATTCAG GATAAGTATGGATACTGA